The DNA window GTTAAGGACCAATAAAACTCTATATAGCACTACATTCCAACAAAATTTACTTATTTTACGAAGTGAAGAGAGAGGTTTCTACAGCAATGGATCTCTATAAATAGAACATTTTTCTCTCCACAATATAGGGATGCATATTTAGATTGGTGTTAAACTTGTGAAGCACCACGATGATGCTCTAAGAATATTGGAATCTCTCATTTTTGTTCGAGCAAAACTTACAAGTTAGAACAAGTACTTTATTCTAGCATGTTTTTGcgcagcatttttctaaaataCCAGTTTTGTAACCTTGAACTCCTAGTGGCTAGTTCTGGCAAATAATGTACAACGTCAATATGCCCATGACGACCAGGTAAAATGAAATACATAAAGGAAAACAAAGTGCACAAAAGGCTGAAGTAACAGATTTTGGTACCAGGTTCATTATGTTATGTTGCAGCCACTGCAAACACATTAGAGCCCGGTCAACAACAAAATGGCCATTCAGACTTGTCCTAGACCAGCTCTAAGAAAGATGAGATCCCAAAAAATTTCACCTTGCATTGCATTGCCGCAATCAAGATATTACAGAAGGCAATGCTCAGATTTGCAGAATGTAAACTAGGCATTAGAAGCATCAAAACTGCCTTGCACACTCTGTCGTCTTTTATCTCTCAAGTTCTCTCCCCACATCTTGGCTTCAGCCACAGCACGTTCTCTATCAAGATCCCGGTTTAACATCTTAGCAGTTTCACGTGGGGAGTCATCTTTCTCAGATCCCTCCAAATCCCATCTACGCCCGGATCCTTCACCTTCATCGTTTTTTAATATTCTTCCACCTTTATCATCTCTATTTCCAGTTCCCTTATTATTACCAATTCCAGGATTGTTAGTATCATATGCCTGGTTGGCTAGATAAGAAAGGGCTGTCACCACATCCCCGATCAGAGGACGTGCAGCTGCCTGTTCTTGAATGCACATTGATGCTACAGCTAGAGCTTGATAAAGACCCCGCATGGGATACCGTCCCTGCAACCGTGGATCTGCCAGCTTTGGAAACTTCCTACGGTCATTGAATAAAGGCCGTGCCTGCTCAAAAATATGAAACCACCATTACCACTCCATTGTTATAGAGCCATAAGTTGATGCAAGctaaattaacataaaatgacAAGAAAGTATCGGAGGACTACCCATGTGACGAGGTTTTGTTCTCCGTGGGGCCGGGTGCTGTCTATGGCTTTACGGCCAGTAATCAGCTCCAAGAAGACTACCCCAAAACTATATACGTCGGATTTTACAGTCAGCTGTCCAGTCATAGCATACTCGGGAGCACAGTAACCATAAGTACCCATGACACGAGTGGAAACATGTGATTTGTCCCCAACAGGACCAAGCTTTGCCAGACCAAAGTCAGAAAGCTTTGGATGATAACCTTCCTCAAGTAAAATATTAGATGACTTGAAGTCCCTATAAATTACTGGAGGATTTGCCTTGTCATGTAGGTATTCCAATCCTTTTGCGGCACCAGCGGCTATTTTCATTCTAGTGTTCCAATCTAAAGGCTCCTTATCAGGGGGGAGATCTGCACGAgtcaacaaaaaattaataaacacaAGTTATTATCAAGTTACATGCATTATGTTTTAAGAATGCATTGATCATGTAACAAACACCAAATTTAGGAACACTTCCCAATCATTAGAAGACAGATACGGTAAAGGAAAAACCAAAACACCTCTAGCAAACAATACAATGGTTATCAAATGTATGGATTCCATTTCTGTAACTTGGAATCAACAAGGAATGTTATTCCACACGCTAAGTTGATCAGGCTTCTCAAGAAACTACATTGAAAGAAGCAGCGTGGAAAATATTCAACTAAGAGCACATA is part of the Vicia villosa cultivar HV-30 ecotype Madison, WI linkage group LG2, Vvil1.0, whole genome shotgun sequence genome and encodes:
- the LOC131648882 gene encoding serine/threonine-protein kinase PBS1-like isoform X3, whose translation is MGCFSCFDSKEDEKLNPQESSHKNDHHDHNLPSAASGAEKVRSTSNGGGASKREFPSLLKDGPPGQIAAQTFTFRELALATKNFRPQSFLGEGGFGRVYKGRLESTSQAVAVKQLDKDGLQGNREFLVEVLMLSLLHHPNLVSLIGYCADGDQRLLVYEFMPLGSLEDHLHDLPPDKEPLDWNTRMKIAAGAAKGLEYLHDKANPPVIYRDFKSSNILLEEGYHPKLSDFGLAKLGPVGDKSHVSTRVMGTYGYCAPEYAMTGQLTVKSDVYSFGVVFLELITGRKAIDSTRPHGEQNLVTWARPLFNDRRKFPKLADPRLQGRYPMRGLYQALAVASMCIQEQAAARPLIGDVVTALSYLANQAYDTNNPGIGNNKGTGNRDDKGGRILKNDEGEGSGRRWDLEGSEKDDSPRETAKMLNRDLDRERAVAEAKMWGENLRDKRRQSVQGSFDASNA
- the LOC131648882 gene encoding serine/threonine-protein kinase PBS1-like isoform X2 → MGCFSCFDSKEDEKLNPQESSHKNDHHDHNLPSAASGGAEKVRSTSNGGGASKREFPSLLKDGPPGQIAAQTFTFRELALATKNFRPQSFLGEGGFGRVYKGRLESTSQAVAVKQLDKDGLQGNREFLVEVLMLSLLHHPNLVSLIGYCADGDQRLLVYEFMPLGSLEDHLHDLPPDKEPLDWNTRMKIAAGAAKGLEYLHDKANPPVIYRDFKSSNILLEEGYHPKLSDFGLAKLGPVGDKSHVSTRVMGTYGYCAPEYAMTGQLTVKSDVYSFGVVFLELITGRKAIDSTRPHGEQNLVTWARPLFNDRRKFPKLADPRLQGRYPMRGLYQALAVASMCIQEQAAARPLIGDVVTALSYLANQAYDTNNPGIGNNKGTGNRDDKGGRILKNDEGEGSGRRWDLEGSEKDDSPRETAKMLNRDLDRERAVAEAKMWGENLRDKRRQSVQGSFDASNA
- the LOC131648882 gene encoding serine/threonine-protein kinase PBS1-like isoform X1, whose translation is MGCFSCFDSKEDEKLNPQESSHKNDHHDHNLPSAASGGGAEKVRSTSNGGGASKREFPSLLKDGPPGQIAAQTFTFRELALATKNFRPQSFLGEGGFGRVYKGRLESTSQAVAVKQLDKDGLQGNREFLVEVLMLSLLHHPNLVSLIGYCADGDQRLLVYEFMPLGSLEDHLHDLPPDKEPLDWNTRMKIAAGAAKGLEYLHDKANPPVIYRDFKSSNILLEEGYHPKLSDFGLAKLGPVGDKSHVSTRVMGTYGYCAPEYAMTGQLTVKSDVYSFGVVFLELITGRKAIDSTRPHGEQNLVTWARPLFNDRRKFPKLADPRLQGRYPMRGLYQALAVASMCIQEQAAARPLIGDVVTALSYLANQAYDTNNPGIGNNKGTGNRDDKGGRILKNDEGEGSGRRWDLEGSEKDDSPRETAKMLNRDLDRERAVAEAKMWGENLRDKRRQSVQGSFDASNA